The sequence below is a genomic window from Macadamia integrifolia cultivar HAES 741 chromosome 1, SCU_Mint_v3, whole genome shotgun sequence.
AACTTGATCGAATTTGCTTACTACCTTTTATCAACTTCGCCTGAGTTGAAGATGAAATCAAAGGTAAAAGATGAGCCAGATTCCCTTGCTTAGGCGTTTATAagtctctccctctcctttttAATCAGAGGGTATAGAGGTAAGTATTGGCCATTAAATGGTTTAATATATAATATTGTTATCGTTTAATAGATCCAACCTTAACGGGAGCTAATGGACTATGCGTcttgcgaaaaaaaaaaaaaaaagagactagaTCTTCTCATTAAAATCTTTAAAAATATGAGAGACGGGATGTAATTGCTAAAAACGTCAGTGTATAGAGGGGTGAAAGTTTCGCCTTGACAACCTGAACCCACCCTGAGCCTGAACAGGGCTTGAGTCAAGTTTTTTGACCTTGAAgcaaaaccccaaccctgggtcaaggttgggttgggctcgggttgaggcctcaacccgacCCAACTCAGTCTAAAATTTAAccctaaatttttatattagaatttaggactcttgttggtatttttttatactttttcaatgtataagatatgaattAGAAATAGGTCAATCTAGATTAATATGAACATTATAGAAGTCAATATCAACCCAATTCAGCCCAACCCAACTTGATCCAACCCAACTCGGCCTTGACAGGGTCAATTAAGGCCGAGTTGGGTTTATTCGAACCTAATAGAGTTGGGTCTGAACATAAACCCGACATAACTGAATTgaacttgaattgaattttgaggacctacgGTTGGGCTAGAGTTTTAAGCAACCCAGCCCAACCACGCACTGTTTCACTGTATAGATATATTAAGTAGAAGGTGTTGGGGTGTAATTTTCGTTAGATGTTTCACTTGTCCCTTTTGCCTCCACCTCTTCACATTTTCAAAGGGCAAAAAAGTGAGCATCTAACATGTACATGCAGGGGATGTGAGAAACTCTCCTCATTTAAACAACCACACGTGTTCAGAGTCTTCAGGCTTTAGATCCTCTGCTCTTATTCTCCACGCAGCCTGTGTTCTTCACACACGCTCTGTCGTTTCTTTCAACTTCCAGAATAAGTTTCACAGGCACAGGCGCAGGCGCTCACACATACGCAGAGATGCAAGCGGTGACGCTAAACCCGTCATACAGCAGGCCACGACAAGCACTACAAGCCTCTTGCTCAAGCTCCTCAATAAACTTGCATCCTACGTCCTTCAAGGTAGTTTATATTCTTTACCATATTTTCTCCCCAAAAGTTTTCTTTCTattcgattttatttttatactcaATAGCTGGTCTCTCATCAGAAtactaatttcttatttttttttcatgattttatcGAATTTTATATCTATGGCAGGGTTGGAATCTCCGTAGGAATCGAATTTCGCTTATTGGGAGAAGCTTGTTTGCGCTTAAGGGATCCTCTTGCTCCCTACGCGTTCGTACATCTACAGGCACACATGGGCAAGGTGAGATTTCTGTTATTTCGCCCCTTCCCGGCTTCTTTTTGTTGGAtgtttttattaatttgttgtttctttgtgatttttaatttatttatcgATTCCATGGTTGTTTTGACATaattttctcccccccccccattggAGTCGTTTTCAGAGAATTCATCTTTGGTGGTGAATCGTAGAACTTAAATTTGAAGTTTTGCTGCTGCTTCAAATCCTTGCTCATATCCTTGTTCTCTGTTATTTTATAGAGAAAATTGGAAACAGCTAAATTATTCTGCCCATATGCAGAATCTTACAATTTCTTGTCGATGGAATGCTTTCTatttgagtttatttctgatttttcttatactttttctcccttctgcttgAAGGGTGATGGTTTAGCTCTAGTTGAACAACAGGTTGTTATTGATTACCTGTTTCTTTGTAATTTAtagtttttcattttaaatataCAGTGTTGTATTGATGGGATCTTTTGGATGTTTTGAGCACAGAACATTGTTTGTGATGTCCCATTGTTTGTTTCTCTCTGCAGCTATTAAAGCTGTTGCTACACCAGATTCGGCAGTGGAATTGTCACTCACAGCTGAAAATGTTGAAAGTGTGTTAGATGAAGTGAGACCATATCTCATGGCAGATGGGGGTAATGTGGCATTACATGAGATCGATGGCAACATTGTCAGATTGAAGCTACAAGGAGCCTGTGGGTCCTGTCCAAGTTCTGTGATGACTATGAAGATGGGAATAGAACGTCGTCTGATGGAAAAGATTCCTGAGATTGGTGCGGTTGAACCAATTACAGATGAGGAAACCGGTCTTGAGctaaatgaagaaaatatagAGAAGGTCAGCAATCTTTTGATAACTATTTCTGAGTTCCATT
It includes:
- the LOC122074286 gene encoding nifU-like protein 2, chloroplastic gives rise to the protein MQAVTLNPSYSRPRQALQASCSSSSINLHPTSFKGWNLRRNRISLIGRSLFALKGSSCSLRVRTSTGTHGQAIKAVATPDSAVELSLTAENVESVLDEVRPYLMADGGNVALHEIDGNIVRLKLQGACGSCPSSVMTMKMGIERRLMEKIPEIGAVEPITDEETGLELNEENIEKVLEEIRPYLVGTGGGGLELVAIEEPIVKIRIVGPAAGVMTVRVAVTQKLREKIPAIAAVQLL